In the genome of Candidatus Eremiobacteraceae bacterium, the window CGCCTCGAGGCCCTTCGCGCCCAATTTGCACGGCACGCCGATGAATAGGTCGCGCAGGCCGTATTCGCCGTTCAAGTTCACGGCGCAGGGCAAGATCTTATGCTTGTCGCGCAAGATGGCATCGACCATCTCCGTGATGGCTCGCGCCGGCGCATAGTACGCGCTGCCCGTCTTGAGCAGGGCGACGATTTCTCCGCCGCCTTTTGCCGTGCGGTCCACGATACGCTCGATCGTCTTCGCGTCGAGGAGCTCCGTGATGGGCACACCCGCGACCGTGGAGTACCGCGGCAGGGGGACCATTTGGTCGCCATGCCCGCCGAGCACGGCACCGTATACATTGTCGACGCTGACGTTGAGCTCCATGGCGATGAACGTGGCAAAGCGCGCGGCATCCAGCACGCCGGCCATCCCGAGGATGCGCTCGCGTGGGAAGCCGCTCTTCTGGCGCGCCACTTCGCACATGGCATCGAGCGGATTCGTGACGATGATCAAAATGCAATTGGGCGAGAGCTTGATCGCGCTTTGCGTGGCGCTGCCGACGATCGCCGAATTCACCTTGAGCAGATCGTCGCGCGACATCCCTGGTTTGCGCGGAAGGCCTGCGGTGATGACGACGATGTCGGAATCCGCAGTCGCTTCGTAATCGTTGCTCCCGGTGATCCGCACGTCGGCGCCTTCGACGGGCAGCGACTCTTGGAGATCGAGCGCCTTGCCTTGCGGCACGCCTTCGACGACGTCGACCAGGACCACGTCCGCGAGCTCCTTCGCAGCTATCCAGTGTGCGGTGGTCGCTCCGACGTTTCCGGCGCCGACAATGGTCACTTTCTTGCGCATATCGCTCCTCTGAGTGCAGTTGCAATTTCACGTGTTTTACCGCAGACGCGCGAATGTGTCCTTGATTCCGGCCGTCAGCGATGCGGTGAATGTCGTACGCTAGTAGGGGCCGACTTTTATGGTCGGCCCCGCTTGCCCCGTCTTTTGGCGCTAGCCCACCTTCACAACAGTGTCTTCTTCATCATGAAGCCGCTGGTGGGATGCGCGCTGCCCTGCGGCGGCTCCATGGAAAATGCCACCACATCGCCTGCTTCTAACGGCATCGGCATTTCTAACATCGCGACTCCGGTCGGTAAGACGGGCGCACGATGGAATGTTCCCTTACGGATGATCCATACCTGATACTTCATGCCATGCGGTGCGGACGGAATGTTCGCGATGAGCGTGGCATTTTTCTTGTTCGGCGGCTGGACGAACATACAGTGCCAACGACGCGAGCCGGTGCCGCCGCTCATATCCCAGACCTTGCCGTGCGCCACATCCGCGACGACGCCGTGCACGTTTTTCGCATCCGCCGCGATCTCCGCGTAAGCCGCTCTTGCAAAGGCGAGTTGCTCTTGCGCCTTCGCCGCCTGCGCTTGCATTTCGGCCATGTGACCCGCCGCCGCGCTGCGCGCCTGCATCGTTCCCACT includes:
- the mdh gene encoding malate dehydrogenase; translation: MRKKVTIVGAGNVGATTAHWIAAKELADVVLVDVVEGVPQGKALDLQESLPVEGADVRITGSNDYEATADSDIVVITAGLPRKPGMSRDDLLKVNSAIVGSATQSAIKLSPNCILIIVTNPLDAMCEVARQKSGFPRERILGMAGVLDAARFATFIAMELNVSVDNVYGAVLGGHGDQMVPLPRYSTVAGVPITELLDAKTIERIVDRTAKGGGEIVALLKTGSAYYAPARAITEMVDAILRDKHKILPCAVNLNGEYGLRDLFIGVPCKLGAKGLEAVIELKLTQDESAALQKSASAVKELVDALGSLSA
- a CDS encoding anti-sigma factor — its product is MMDHDAIAELSGAYALDAVTVDEARTVEDHIAGCPACAAIVADMRGTVRVLPLSCESVEPSPSLKRRILDLAGGELKAETRLRRNAQSAGDDLPRSLRQEKSSWSRYWGAAAAALLLIAAGFGVGTMQARSAAAGHMAEMQAQAAKAQEQLAFARAAYAEIAADAKNVHGVVADVAHGKVWDMSGGTGSRRWHCMFVQPPNKKNATLIANIPSAPHGMKYQVWIIRKGTFHRAPVLPTGVAMLEMPMPLEAGDVVAFSMEPPQGSAHPTSGFMMKKTLL